A region from the Bactrocera dorsalis isolate Fly_Bdor chromosome 1, ASM2337382v1, whole genome shotgun sequence genome encodes:
- the LOC105222155 gene encoding adipokinetic hormone/corazonin-related peptide receptor variant I isoform X2, with translation MKMPQTEDEVNEKIYDHRIMPDWSNVVNETNGTMHYSKDMIFNDGHRLSITVYSILLVLSSIGNSTVLYLIVKRRWHNRTRSPSRIDIMLMHLAIADLMVTFLLMPLEIAWAYTVQWRSTDFVCRTMSFFRVFGLYLSSFVLVSISIDRYYAILKPLKFSTNRGRIMLAIAWIASVICSTPQAFIFHLEQHPKVKGYYQCVAFHSFPTELHKLIYQISNMCAMYAFPLATFIYCYGRIYLEIYRKSFARFRRSNDDVLGRAKKRTLKMTITIVIVFVICWTPYYIMCLWFWLDKPSADNVNPLLRKILFIFACTNSCMNPLVYGVFNIRGKTNNNNTSVHNRHTSLSSGGRMAMKERNGSAHTVVTLPAVINGSNGDTSNVTQSTTLSNDIFTISKIAEDIEKEKPPKIIISDSIELAHMPKSQ, from the exons ATGAAAATGCCGCAAACCGAAGATGAGGTTAATGAAAAGATTTACGATCATCGCATCATGCCGGATTGGTCGAATGTGGTCAACGAAACAAATGGCACAATGCACTACTCGAAGGATATGATCTTCAATGATGGGCATCGACTCTCCATCACAGTTTACAG CATCCTGCTTGTGCTCTCGTCGATCGGCAATTCAACAGTGCTGTATTTGATCGTGAAGCGGCGCTGGCACAATCGTACGCGCAGTCCGTCTCGCATTGATATTATGTTGATGCatttg GCCATTGCTGATTTGATGGTGACTTTCCTGTTAATGCCGCTGGAGATAGCGTGGGCGTATACAGTGCAATGGCGTTCCACCGATTTCGTCTGTCGCACAATGAGCTTTTTCCGCGTGTTCGGCCTGTATTTGTCGAGTTTTGTGCTAGTCAGCATATCGATAGATCG ATATTATGCCATTTTGAAACCATTGAAATTCTCAACAAATCGCGGTCGTATTATGCTGGCAATTGCATGGATCGCGTCGGTGATCTGCAGTACACCGCAG GCATTCATATTCCATTTGGAGCAGCATCCCAAAGTGAAGGGTTACTACCAATGCGTTGCATTCCATTCCTTTCCCACCGAACTGCATAAACTAATCTATCAGATCTCGAATATGTGCGCCATGTATGCTTTCCCATTGGCCACATTCATCTATTGCTATGGCCGCATCTATTTGGAGATCTATCGCAAGA GTTTCGCCCGCTTCCGACGCTCCAACGATGATGTGCTTGGACGCGCTAAAAAGCGCACGCTTAAAATGACAATAACCATAGTGATCGTATTTGTGATCTGCTGGACGCCATACTATATAATGTGTTTGTGGTTTTGGCTTGATAAGCCTTCGGCAGATAATGTGAATCCGCTGTTGCGTAAAATACTCTTCATATTTGCATGCACGAACTCGTGTATGAATCCGTTGGTGTATGGCGTGTTCAATATACGAGGCAAgacgaataataataatacg TCTGTTCATAATCGGCACACATCGCTCTCTAGTGGCGGTCGCATGGCTATGAAAGAACGTAACGGCAGCGCGCATACCGTTGTCACATTACCAGCGGTGATCAATGGCAGCAATGGTGACACCAGCAATGTCACACAAAGCACCACACTCTCAAATGATATATTCACCATATCGAAAATCGCCGAAGATATTGAAAAAGAGAAGCCACCAAAGATTAtaataag tGACTCCATTGAATTGGCGCATATGCCAAAGTCGCAATGA
- the LOC105222157 gene encoding homer protein homolog 2 isoform X1 — translation MGEQPIFTCQAHVFHIDPKTKRTWITASMKAVNVSFFYDSSRNLYRIISVEGTKAVINSTITPNMTFTQTSQKFGQWSDVRANTVYGLGFASEAELTKFVEKFQEVKEATKNAIKAANGSTVVTPTTSANTSPISSRMQQNDNTAIDPHTVEPPNMSNTNTQNANPDSPSHKLLPAADVKQELTAGASPSPAPTAVTVSSSGSIVGVHTGGSAGATGEQQLKYENERLKMALAQSCANAKKWEIELATLKNNNIRLTSALQESTANVDEWKRQLHTYKEENIRLKRDLEVIRVGGGGSVVAGAAGGGEIAEDLRREIGLLKGRIESLENELMSQEIELQAANMSIRDKSLDHNQMGKLSELSALFSKHLTELFSVQKDMENIIHPAKST, via the exons atggg CGAGCAACCGATTTTCACCTGCCAGGCTCACGTCTTCCACATTGACCCGAAAACGAAGCGCACATGGATTACGGCAAGTATGAAAGCGGTCAATGTGAGCTTCTTTTATGATTCGTCCCGCAACCTTTACCGCATTATCAGTGTGGAAGGTACTAAAGCCGTAATTAACTCCACAATAACACCCAATATGACATTTACGCAAACATCACAGAAATTTGGGCAATGGAGCGATGTGCGTGCTAATACGGTTTATGGATTAGGATTTGCTTCTGAAGCCGAATTAACAAAG TTTGtggaaaagtttcaagaagtgAAGGAAGCAACAAAGAATGCTATAAAGGCTGCGAATG GTTCAACTGTAGTTACGCCCACAACGTCTGCTAATACATCGCCAATATCATCGCGTATGCAGCAAAACGATAACACCGCCATAGATCCACATACCGTGGAACCACCAAATATGTCCAATACGAATACACAAAACGCTAACCCGGATAGTCCATCGCATAAACTATTGCCAGCAGCGGATGTCAAACAAGAGCTGACTGCAGGTGCCTCTCCATCACCTGCTCCAACGGCGGTAACAGTCTCCTCAAGCGGCAGTATTGTAGGTGTACACACTGGCGGAAGTGCTGGCGCTACAGGGGAACAGCAACTCAAATACGAGAATGAACGACTTAAAATGGCACTAGCACAAAG TTGCGCCAATGCAAAGAAATGGGAAATTGAACTGGCCacgttgaaaaataataacatacgCCTAACAAGTGCATTGCAG GAATCAACCGCCAATGTGGACGAGTGGAAACGTCAATTGCACACATACAAGGAAGAAAATATACGATTAAAACGTGATTTGGAAGTGATTCGTGTCGGCGGTGGTGGTAGTGTTGTTGCCGGTGCTGCTGGTGGTGGAGAAATTGCCGAAGATTTACGACGTGAAATCGGTTTATTAAAAGGACGCATCGAATCACTGGAGAATGAACTAATGAGTCAAGAAATCGAATTACAGGCAGCAAATATGAGCATACGCGATAAAAGTCTTGATCACAAT CAAATGGGGAAGTTAAGCGAATTGAGTGCACTTTTCTCCAAACACTTAACGGAACTATTTAGTGTACAAAAGGACATGGAAAATATCATACATCCAGCTAAAAGCACTTGA
- the LOC105222155 gene encoding adipokinetic hormone/corazonin-related peptide receptor variant I isoform X1 yields the protein MKMPQTEDEVNEKIYDHRIMPDWSNVVNETNGTMHYSKDMIFNDGHRLSITVYSILLVLSSIGNSTVLYLIVKRRWHNRTRSPSRIDIMLMHLAIADLMVTFLLMPLEIAWAYTVQWRSTDFVCRTMSFFRVFGLYLSSFVLVSISIDRYYAILKPLKFSTNRGRIMLAIAWIASVICSTPQAFIFHLEQHPKVKGYYQCVAFHSFPTELHKLIYQISNMCAMYAFPLATFIYCYGRIYLEIYRKSKRMVKGDDKNGFARFRRSNDDVLGRAKKRTLKMTITIVIVFVICWTPYYIMCLWFWLDKPSADNVNPLLRKILFIFACTNSCMNPLVYGVFNIRGKTNNNNTSVHNRHTSLSSGGRMAMKERNGSAHTVVTLPAVINGSNGDTSNVTQSTTLSNDIFTISKIAEDIEKEKPPKIIISDSIELAHMPKSQ from the exons ATGAAAATGCCGCAAACCGAAGATGAGGTTAATGAAAAGATTTACGATCATCGCATCATGCCGGATTGGTCGAATGTGGTCAACGAAACAAATGGCACAATGCACTACTCGAAGGATATGATCTTCAATGATGGGCATCGACTCTCCATCACAGTTTACAG CATCCTGCTTGTGCTCTCGTCGATCGGCAATTCAACAGTGCTGTATTTGATCGTGAAGCGGCGCTGGCACAATCGTACGCGCAGTCCGTCTCGCATTGATATTATGTTGATGCatttg GCCATTGCTGATTTGATGGTGACTTTCCTGTTAATGCCGCTGGAGATAGCGTGGGCGTATACAGTGCAATGGCGTTCCACCGATTTCGTCTGTCGCACAATGAGCTTTTTCCGCGTGTTCGGCCTGTATTTGTCGAGTTTTGTGCTAGTCAGCATATCGATAGATCG ATATTATGCCATTTTGAAACCATTGAAATTCTCAACAAATCGCGGTCGTATTATGCTGGCAATTGCATGGATCGCGTCGGTGATCTGCAGTACACCGCAG GCATTCATATTCCATTTGGAGCAGCATCCCAAAGTGAAGGGTTACTACCAATGCGTTGCATTCCATTCCTTTCCCACCGAACTGCATAAACTAATCTATCAGATCTCGAATATGTGCGCCATGTATGCTTTCCCATTGGCCACATTCATCTATTGCTATGGCCGCATCTATTTGGAGATCTATCGCAAGAGTAAGCGCATGGTTAAGGGTGATGACAAAAATG GTTTCGCCCGCTTCCGACGCTCCAACGATGATGTGCTTGGACGCGCTAAAAAGCGCACGCTTAAAATGACAATAACCATAGTGATCGTATTTGTGATCTGCTGGACGCCATACTATATAATGTGTTTGTGGTTTTGGCTTGATAAGCCTTCGGCAGATAATGTGAATCCGCTGTTGCGTAAAATACTCTTCATATTTGCATGCACGAACTCGTGTATGAATCCGTTGGTGTATGGCGTGTTCAATATACGAGGCAAgacgaataataataatacg TCTGTTCATAATCGGCACACATCGCTCTCTAGTGGCGGTCGCATGGCTATGAAAGAACGTAACGGCAGCGCGCATACCGTTGTCACATTACCAGCGGTGATCAATGGCAGCAATGGTGACACCAGCAATGTCACACAAAGCACCACACTCTCAAATGATATATTCACCATATCGAAAATCGCCGAAGATATTGAAAAAGAGAAGCCACCAAAGATTAtaataag tGACTCCATTGAATTGGCGCATATGCCAAAGTCGCAATGA
- the LOC105222157 gene encoding homer protein homolog 2 isoform X2: MKAVNVSFFYDSSRNLYRIISVEGTKAVINSTITPNMTFTQTSQKFGQWSDVRANTVYGLGFASEAELTKFVEKFQEVKEATKNAIKAANGSTVVTPTTSANTSPISSRMQQNDNTAIDPHTVEPPNMSNTNTQNANPDSPSHKLLPAADVKQELTAGASPSPAPTAVTVSSSGSIVGVHTGGSAGATGEQQLKYENERLKMALAQSCANAKKWEIELATLKNNNIRLTSALQESTANVDEWKRQLHTYKEENIRLKRDLEVIRVGGGGSVVAGAAGGGEIAEDLRREIGLLKGRIESLENELMSQEIELQAANMSIRDKSLDHNQMGKLSELSALFSKHLTELFSVQKDMENIIHPAKST, encoded by the exons ATGAAAGCGGTCAATGTGAGCTTCTTTTATGATTCGTCCCGCAACCTTTACCGCATTATCAGTGTGGAAGGTACTAAAGCCGTAATTAACTCCACAATAACACCCAATATGACATTTACGCAAACATCACAGAAATTTGGGCAATGGAGCGATGTGCGTGCTAATACGGTTTATGGATTAGGATTTGCTTCTGAAGCCGAATTAACAAAG TTTGtggaaaagtttcaagaagtgAAGGAAGCAACAAAGAATGCTATAAAGGCTGCGAATG GTTCAACTGTAGTTACGCCCACAACGTCTGCTAATACATCGCCAATATCATCGCGTATGCAGCAAAACGATAACACCGCCATAGATCCACATACCGTGGAACCACCAAATATGTCCAATACGAATACACAAAACGCTAACCCGGATAGTCCATCGCATAAACTATTGCCAGCAGCGGATGTCAAACAAGAGCTGACTGCAGGTGCCTCTCCATCACCTGCTCCAACGGCGGTAACAGTCTCCTCAAGCGGCAGTATTGTAGGTGTACACACTGGCGGAAGTGCTGGCGCTACAGGGGAACAGCAACTCAAATACGAGAATGAACGACTTAAAATGGCACTAGCACAAAG TTGCGCCAATGCAAAGAAATGGGAAATTGAACTGGCCacgttgaaaaataataacatacgCCTAACAAGTGCATTGCAG GAATCAACCGCCAATGTGGACGAGTGGAAACGTCAATTGCACACATACAAGGAAGAAAATATACGATTAAAACGTGATTTGGAAGTGATTCGTGTCGGCGGTGGTGGTAGTGTTGTTGCCGGTGCTGCTGGTGGTGGAGAAATTGCCGAAGATTTACGACGTGAAATCGGTTTATTAAAAGGACGCATCGAATCACTGGAGAATGAACTAATGAGTCAAGAAATCGAATTACAGGCAGCAAATATGAGCATACGCGATAAAAGTCTTGATCACAAT CAAATGGGGAAGTTAAGCGAATTGAGTGCACTTTTCTCCAAACACTTAACGGAACTATTTAGTGTACAAAAGGACATGGAAAATATCATACATCCAGCTAAAAGCACTTGA
- the LOC105222156 gene encoding protein Aatf, producing the protein MLRKKTSKTQTVSDKISALLARSANGEDDSSDEQNEDPRVEEEFDEYDLPDARTSDIRKRNVKLLSEQSARYRGKISSRNELEEEDEEDSSADEQSDEEQDEDVDENSSEDDNDDALAAFTKKLNGGVSRKDTAVSAEDDSEDDMDESTNLGNASEESDEDGDEDLEEGDEEEDYEDSDEEDDVESDDDASEAENADGTDIIAETNRQAEVQKGQCVQNQLQIWERLLEMRIHTQKILSKSNQLPAPDTLKAHQQDNEKLNNISRESVSSVSKLLSTLLQLQNAFDQQFSEQRNALKKTLKRPLPKHDTEGNNAVPIKRFAEHIDAHFQEFKPYRNSVLLKWDDRTKLLTPGAGAKKKSLTEDYDIIRKIENTLQNRSTLIEKSQTSKDGETATTEKELVENGNDESAQKPKRNVELYDDSDFYHQQLRELIEYKSNTSVSASEVTQQYMELQKLRQKMKKKVDTRASKGRKLRYTVHNKLINFMAPDETSTWTEESKEELYRSLFAA; encoded by the exons atgctGCGGAAAAAGACCTCAAAAACACAAACTGTGTCGGATAAAATTTCAGCGTTGTTAGCACGTAGTGCCAACGGTGAAGATGACAGCAGCGATGAGCAGAATGAGGACCCACGTGTGGAGGAGGAATTCGATGAATACGATTTGCCGGATGCACGCACATCAGATATAAGAAAACGTAATGTAAAGCTGTTGTCAGAGCAAAGTGCGCGTTATAGAGGGAAAATATCATCGCGTAATGAACTTGAAGAAGAGGATGAAGAAGATTCTTCAGCAGATGAGCAAAGTGACGAAGAACAAGATGAAGATGTTGATGAGAATTCCTCCGAAGATGATAATGATGACGCTTTAGCGGCGTTCACTAAAAAGTTGAATGGTGGTGTTAGTAGAAAAGATACGGCTGTGTCAGCAGAAGATGATAGTGAAGATGATATGGATGAGAGCACTAATTTAGGAAATGCAAGTGAAGAAAGCGATGAGGACGGAGATGAAGATTTGGAAGAAGGCGATGAAGAAGAGGATTACGAAGATAGTGATGAGGAAGATGATGTAGAAAGTGATGACGATGCCAGTGAAGCGGAGAATGCAGACGGTACAGATATAATCGCTGAAACAAATCGTCAGGCTGAGGTGCAAAAAGGACAATGTGTACAAAATCAGCTACAAATTTGGGAACGTTTATTGGAAATGCGTATACACACGCAAAAAATACTTAGCAAATCCAACCAGCTTCCAGCACCCGATACACTCAAAGCACATCAGCaagataatgaaaaattaaataacatatCGCGTGAATCAGTTAGCAGCGTTAGTAAATTGCTTAGCACTTTGCTACAACTACAAAATGCTTTTGATCAGCAATTTTCGGAACAACGTAATGCATTGAAGAAAACGTTAAAACGGCCGCTACCCAAACACGATACTGAAGGGAACAACGCTGTGCCTATAAAACGTTTTGCTGAACACATTGATGCACACTTCCAAGAATTTAAACCCTATCGCAACTCGGTGCTGCTTAAGTGGGACGATCGCACTAAATTGCTAACGCCAGGTGCTGGTGCTAAGAAAAAATCGCTCACTGAGGATTATGACATCATAcgtaaaattgaaaatacgttACAAAATCGCAGCACACtcattgaaaaatcgcaaacatCTAAAGATGGTGAGACGGCTACTACAGAAAAAGAACTAGTTGAAAATGGTAATGATGAAAGTGCGCAAAAGCCTAAACGAAATGTGGAACTTTATGATGATAGCGACTTTTATCATCAGCAATTGCGTGAGCTTATCGAATACAAGAGCAACACATCAGTCAGTGCCAGTGAAGTGACGCAACAGTACATGGAGCTGCAAAAGTTGCgtcaaaaaatgaagaaaaaggtCGACACACGCGCGAGCAAGGGACGTAAATTGCG CTATACGGTGCATAATAAGCTGATAAATTTCATGGCGCCTGACGAAACATCAACATGGACGGAGGAATCGAAAGAGGAATTGTATAGATCATTATTTGCAGCTTAG